The following are from one region of the Passer domesticus isolate bPasDom1 chromosome 13, bPasDom1.hap1, whole genome shotgun sequence genome:
- the PRR7 gene encoding proline-rich protein 7 isoform X2 yields MVMSQGTYTFLTCFAGFWLIWGLIVLLCCFCSYLRRRVKRQQEERLREQSLRALEMEPLHYEGYGGSPPGIAIPHRLRLEPHHHHHHPHHMPPPRPWSCRHESDLSKPPCYEEALLMAEPPPPYSEVLMDTRGLYRKINAPFLSHERLEKQEQPPSYKPLFLDAGYGSALHLPRSASPGPACPDLYLQQECSPRMFPSWTDSELSSRDTYETGPWHLPVSMPLFGRTTAV; encoded by the exons ATGGTGATGTCCCAGGGCACCTACACCTTCCTCACCTGCTTCGCGGGCTTCTGGCTCATCTGGGGCCTCAtcgtgctgctgtgctgcttctgcagcTACCTGCGGCGGCGGGTGAAGCGGCAGCAGGAGGAGCGGCTGCGGGAGCAGAGCCTGCGCGCGCTGGAGATGGAGCCGCTGCACTACGAGGGTTACGGGGGCAGCCCCCCCGGCATCGCCATTCCCCACCGCCTCCGCCTCGAGCCCCACCATCACCATCACCACCCCCACCACATGCCACCCCCCCGGCCCTGGAGCTGCCGGCACG AGTCAGACCTGTCAAAGCCGCCGTGCTATGAGGAGGCGCTGCTGATGGCGGAGCCCCCCCCGCCATACAGCGAGGTGCTGATGGACACGCGGGGGCTCTACCGCAAAATCAACGCCCCTTTCCTGAGCCATGAGcggctggagaagcaggagcagcctcccagcTACAAACCCCTTTTCCTGGACGCCGGCTACGGTTCAGCGCTGCACCTGCCCCGCTCAgccagccccggccctgcctgcCCGGACCTCTACCTGCAGCAGGAGTGCTCCCCACGCATGTTTCCCAGCTGGACGGACtcggagctcagcagcagggacacctaCGAGACGGGACCCTGGCACCTCCCGGTCTCCATGCCCCTCTTCGGCAGGACTACCGCTGTCTAA
- the DBN1 gene encoding drebrin isoform X1, translated as MAGVGFAAHRLELLASYQDVIGEDSPTDWALYTYEDGSDDLKLAASGGGGLLELSGHFEIQKVMYGFCSVKDPQAVLPKYVLVNWVGEDVPDARKCACASHVAKIAEFFQGVDVIVNASSVEDIDPGAIGQRLSNGLARVSSPVLHRLRLREDENAEPVGTTYQKTDATVEMKRLNREQFWEQAKKEEELRKEEERKKALDARLRFEQERMEQERLEQEERERRYREREEQIEEHRRKQQSLEAEEARQRLKEQSIFGDQQEEDDRQQFRKSESEVEEAAAIIAQRPDNPREFFKQQERVASGSSDAVSPGSHRTGRLHCPFIKTADSGPPSSSSSSSSPPRTPFPYISCHRTPNLSSFFPCSQSDAFRKASAAGCSPCEPSPAATPLGTPGTPGTRAPADQTPATPKESPSPSAQEPGPATPEQHWPFPGPEDKAIEPPGDEPSPSPVWTAGGDALGDLVTLEPSEPSLPPVADEPQTGEAPNPESLIDLWQSDGVTPPAAWPLPAAPVPETPPAMLPEEGALLSLDELPEPPATFCDAEQEDEEEEEAAGEGDPQSQDLGCQHTPQEDTPGRETPPITNGEMAPKDGTPGRGEQASEGYFSQSQEEEVPPTEELSAKAPQPVFYNKPPEIDITCWDADPLPEEEESFGGAL; from the exons ATGGCTGGCGTCGGCTTCGCGGCGCACCGCCTGGAGCTGCTCGCCTCCTACCAGGACGTGATCGGCGAGGACAGCCCCACCGACTG GGCCCTCTACACATACGAGGATGGCTCTGATGACCTGAAGCTGGCAGCGTCAGGAG GTGGAGGCTTGCTGGAGCTTTCCGGCCACTTTGAGATTCAGAAGGTGATGTATGGCTTCTGCAGCGTCAAGGACCCCCAGGCCGTGCTCCCCAAATACGTCCTCGTCAACTGG GTGGGTGAGGACGTGCCGGACGCCCGCAAATGCGCCTGTGCCAGCCACGTAGCCAAGATTGCCGAGTTCTTCCAG GGTGTGGATGTCATTGTCAACGCCAGCAGCGTGGAGGACATTGACCCCGGGGCCATCGGGCAGCGGCTGTCCAACGGGCTGGCCCGTGTCTCCAGCCCGGTGCTGCACCGCCTGCGGCTGCGCGAGGACGAGAACGCCGAGCCCGTG GGCACCACCTACCAGAAAACCGATGCCACCGTGGAGATGAAGCGGCTCAACCGGGAGCAGTTCTGGGAGCAGGCCAAG AAAGAGGAGGAATTGCGTAAGGAGGAAGAGCGGAAAAAGGCGCTGGATGCCCGGCTGCGGTTCGAGCAGGAGcggatggagcaggagaggctggagcaggaggagcggGAACGGCGCTACCGGGAGCGTGAGGAGCAGATCGAGGAGCACAG gaggaagcagcagagctTGGAGGCGGAGGAGGCCCGGCAGCGCCTGAAGGAGCAGTCCATCTTT GGGGACCAGCAAGAGGAGGACGACAGGCAGCAGTTTAGGAAATCGGAGTCAGAGGTGGAG GAGGCTGCTGCCATCATCGCTCAGCGGCCTGACAACCCCCGGGAGTTCTTCAAGCAGCAGGAGCGGGTGGCATCGGGCAGCAGTGATGCTGTCTCACCAGGCAGCCACAGGACAG GTCGTCTGCACTGTCCTTTCATAAAGACAGCTGACAGTGGGCcaccttcttcctcctcctcctcctcctcccccccacGGACCCCCTTCCCCTATATCTCCTGCCACCGCACTCCAAAtctctcctctttcttcccat gcagccagtcGGACGCCTTCCGCAAGGCCTCGGCAgcgggctgcagcccctgcgAGCCCAGCCCGGCCGCCACGCCGCTGGGCACCCCGGGCACCCCGGGCACCCGCGCGCCCGCCGACCAGACGCCAGCAACGCCCAAAG AgtcccccagccccagcgcACAGGAGCCCGGGCCAGCCACGCCCGAGCAGCACTGGCCCTTCCCGGGGCCCGAGGACAAGGCCATCGAGCCCCCAGGGGACGAGCCCAGTCCCAGCCCAGTGTGGACAGCGGGGGGTGATGCCCTGGGGGACCTGGTGACCCTGGAGCCCAGCGAGCCCTCCCTGCCACCCGTGGCTGACGAGCCCCAAACTGGGGAAGCCCCCAACCCCGAGAGCCTCATCGACCTGTGGCAGAGCGACGGGGTGACCCCCCCAGCTGCctggcccctgcctgctgcccctgtCCCCGAGACACCCCCGGCCATGCTGCCCGAGGAGGGGGCCCTGCTGAGCCTGGATGAGCTGCCTGAGCCCCCTGCCACCTTCTGCGACGCGGagcaggaggatgaggaagaggaagaggcagCTGGCGAGGGGGACCCCCAGTCCCAGGATCTGGGCTGCCAGCACACGCCCCAGGAAGACACCCCGGGCCGAGAGACGCCCCCCATCACCAATGGGGAGATGGCCCCCAAGGATGGGACACCGGGTCGTGGGGAGCAG GCCAGCGAGGGCTACTTCAGCCAGtcccaggaggaggaggtgccCCCCACCGAGGAGCTGTCGGCCAAAGCCCCCCAGCCCGTCTTCTACAACAAGCccccag AGATCGACATCACGTGCTGGGATGCAGACCCTCTGCCCGAGGAAGAGGAGAGCTTTGGGGGGGCCCTgtga
- the PRR7 gene encoding proline-rich protein 7 isoform X1: MVMSQGTYTFLTCFAGFWLIWGLIVLLCCFCSYLRRRVKRQQEERLREQSLRALEMEPLHYEGYGGSPPGIAIPHRLRLEPHHHHHHPHHMPPPRPWSCRHGVRGGLCLAESDLSKPPCYEEALLMAEPPPPYSEVLMDTRGLYRKINAPFLSHERLEKQEQPPSYKPLFLDAGYGSALHLPRSASPGPACPDLYLQQECSPRMFPSWTDSELSSRDTYETGPWHLPVSMPLFGRTTAV, encoded by the exons ATGGTGATGTCCCAGGGCACCTACACCTTCCTCACCTGCTTCGCGGGCTTCTGGCTCATCTGGGGCCTCAtcgtgctgctgtgctgcttctgcagcTACCTGCGGCGGCGGGTGAAGCGGCAGCAGGAGGAGCGGCTGCGGGAGCAGAGCCTGCGCGCGCTGGAGATGGAGCCGCTGCACTACGAGGGTTACGGGGGCAGCCCCCCCGGCATCGCCATTCCCCACCGCCTCCGCCTCGAGCCCCACCATCACCATCACCACCCCCACCACATGCCACCCCCCCGGCCCTGGAGCTGCCGGCACG GGGTCCGGGGGGGGCTTTGCCTTGCAGAGTCAGACCTGTCAAAGCCGCCGTGCTATGAGGAGGCGCTGCTGATGGCGGAGCCCCCCCCGCCATACAGCGAGGTGCTGATGGACACGCGGGGGCTCTACCGCAAAATCAACGCCCCTTTCCTGAGCCATGAGcggctggagaagcaggagcagcctcccagcTACAAACCCCTTTTCCTGGACGCCGGCTACGGTTCAGCGCTGCACCTGCCCCGCTCAgccagccccggccctgcctgcCCGGACCTCTACCTGCAGCAGGAGTGCTCCCCACGCATGTTTCCCAGCTGGACGGACtcggagctcagcagcagggacacctaCGAGACGGGACCCTGGCACCTCCCGGTCTCCATGCCCCTCTTCGGCAGGACTACCGCTGTCTAA
- the DBN1 gene encoding drebrin isoform X2 — translation MAGVGFAAHRLELLASYQDVIGEDSPTDWALYTYEDGSDDLKLAASGGGGLLELSGHFEIQKVMYGFCSVKDPQAVLPKYVLVNWVGEDVPDARKCACASHVAKIAEFFQGVDVIVNASSVEDIDPGAIGQRLSNGLARVSSPVLHRLRLREDENAEPVGTTYQKTDATVEMKRLNREQFWEQAKKEEELRKEEERKKALDARLRFEQERMEQERLEQEERERRYREREEQIEEHRRKQQSLEAEEARQRLKEQSIFGDQQEEDDRQQFRKSESEVEEAAAIIAQRPDNPREFFKQQERVASGSSDAVSPGSHRTGSQSDAFRKASAAGCSPCEPSPAATPLGTPGTPGTRAPADQTPATPKESPSPSAQEPGPATPEQHWPFPGPEDKAIEPPGDEPSPSPVWTAGGDALGDLVTLEPSEPSLPPVADEPQTGEAPNPESLIDLWQSDGVTPPAAWPLPAAPVPETPPAMLPEEGALLSLDELPEPPATFCDAEQEDEEEEEAAGEGDPQSQDLGCQHTPQEDTPGRETPPITNGEMAPKDGTPGRGEQASEGYFSQSQEEEVPPTEELSAKAPQPVFYNKPPEIDITCWDADPLPEEEESFGGAL, via the exons ATGGCTGGCGTCGGCTTCGCGGCGCACCGCCTGGAGCTGCTCGCCTCCTACCAGGACGTGATCGGCGAGGACAGCCCCACCGACTG GGCCCTCTACACATACGAGGATGGCTCTGATGACCTGAAGCTGGCAGCGTCAGGAG GTGGAGGCTTGCTGGAGCTTTCCGGCCACTTTGAGATTCAGAAGGTGATGTATGGCTTCTGCAGCGTCAAGGACCCCCAGGCCGTGCTCCCCAAATACGTCCTCGTCAACTGG GTGGGTGAGGACGTGCCGGACGCCCGCAAATGCGCCTGTGCCAGCCACGTAGCCAAGATTGCCGAGTTCTTCCAG GGTGTGGATGTCATTGTCAACGCCAGCAGCGTGGAGGACATTGACCCCGGGGCCATCGGGCAGCGGCTGTCCAACGGGCTGGCCCGTGTCTCCAGCCCGGTGCTGCACCGCCTGCGGCTGCGCGAGGACGAGAACGCCGAGCCCGTG GGCACCACCTACCAGAAAACCGATGCCACCGTGGAGATGAAGCGGCTCAACCGGGAGCAGTTCTGGGAGCAGGCCAAG AAAGAGGAGGAATTGCGTAAGGAGGAAGAGCGGAAAAAGGCGCTGGATGCCCGGCTGCGGTTCGAGCAGGAGcggatggagcaggagaggctggagcaggaggagcggGAACGGCGCTACCGGGAGCGTGAGGAGCAGATCGAGGAGCACAG gaggaagcagcagagctTGGAGGCGGAGGAGGCCCGGCAGCGCCTGAAGGAGCAGTCCATCTTT GGGGACCAGCAAGAGGAGGACGACAGGCAGCAGTTTAGGAAATCGGAGTCAGAGGTGGAG GAGGCTGCTGCCATCATCGCTCAGCGGCCTGACAACCCCCGGGAGTTCTTCAAGCAGCAGGAGCGGGTGGCATCGGGCAGCAGTGATGCTGTCTCACCAGGCAGCCACAGGACAG gcagccagtcGGACGCCTTCCGCAAGGCCTCGGCAgcgggctgcagcccctgcgAGCCCAGCCCGGCCGCCACGCCGCTGGGCACCCCGGGCACCCCGGGCACCCGCGCGCCCGCCGACCAGACGCCAGCAACGCCCAAAG AgtcccccagccccagcgcACAGGAGCCCGGGCCAGCCACGCCCGAGCAGCACTGGCCCTTCCCGGGGCCCGAGGACAAGGCCATCGAGCCCCCAGGGGACGAGCCCAGTCCCAGCCCAGTGTGGACAGCGGGGGGTGATGCCCTGGGGGACCTGGTGACCCTGGAGCCCAGCGAGCCCTCCCTGCCACCCGTGGCTGACGAGCCCCAAACTGGGGAAGCCCCCAACCCCGAGAGCCTCATCGACCTGTGGCAGAGCGACGGGGTGACCCCCCCAGCTGCctggcccctgcctgctgcccctgtCCCCGAGACACCCCCGGCCATGCTGCCCGAGGAGGGGGCCCTGCTGAGCCTGGATGAGCTGCCTGAGCCCCCTGCCACCTTCTGCGACGCGGagcaggaggatgaggaagaggaagaggcagCTGGCGAGGGGGACCCCCAGTCCCAGGATCTGGGCTGCCAGCACACGCCCCAGGAAGACACCCCGGGCCGAGAGACGCCCCCCATCACCAATGGGGAGATGGCCCCCAAGGATGGGACACCGGGTCGTGGGGAGCAG GCCAGCGAGGGCTACTTCAGCCAGtcccaggaggaggaggtgccCCCCACCGAGGAGCTGTCGGCCAAAGCCCCCCAGCCCGTCTTCTACAACAAGCccccag AGATCGACATCACGTGCTGGGATGCAGACCCTCTGCCCGAGGAAGAGGAGAGCTTTGGGGGGGCCCTgtga